GGCGGCGGGCTGGGCACGGTGATCGTCGCCATCGCCATCACGCGAATACCCTTCGGCGGCCGCGTCATCCGGTCCGTCGTGCTGTCGCTGAAGGAGATGCAGTACGTCGAGGCGGCGCGCGGGCTGGGTGCCTCCCACGCGCGCCTGATGTTCCGCCACATCCTGCCGCAATGCGTGGCGCCCTACCTGATCCTGGCCACGACGCATCTGGGCGTCGCCATCGTCATCGAGGCCTCGCTCGGCTTCCTCGGCGTCGGTATCCCGCCGCCGAATCCGACCTGGGGCAACATGCTGGCCGATGCGCTGAACGCCGGCCTGGTGCCGCCGTGGTGGTTGGTCTTCTTCCCCGGCGCCGCGATCACGCTCACCGTGCTCGCCTTCAACCTGCTGGGCGACGGCATCCGCGACCTGCTCGATCCCAGGCTGCGCGGGGCGGTCTAGGAAGCACGCCCCAGCACCCGCAGGCTCGCGCGCGTCGCCTCGGCGAGGACCGCGTCGATCTGTGCCGTCGAGGCGTTCTTCGCACCGGTGAAGTAGACCACGATGCGGATCGGTGCGCCGCCGCCGGGTGGCCAGACGATGCCGATGTCGTTGTGCGTCGCCCGGGCTCCGGTCCCGGTCTTGTGCGCGACGCGCGAGCCCGACGGCACGCCCGCCTTGATGCGGCCCGCGCCGGTGGGCGTGTCGATCATCCACTTGGTCAGCAGCCGGAGATGATCGGGCGACAGGCGCGTGCCCTGCAGGACGGTCTTCAGGTTGTCGACGTACTGAGCCGGCGTGGTGGTATCGCGCGGATCGTCCGGCAGCGCGGTATTGAGATCGGTCTCCAGTCGATCGACGCGCGTGAGCCGATCGCCGATCGACCTGTACCAGGCCCGCCACGCCTCGATGCCGCCCATCTCGCGGATCAGGATATTGGCCGCGGGATTGTCGCTGACTTCGACCGCCGCCTTGCAGAGCCGCTCCACTGTCAAGGTCGAGCCCACCGCCGGCTCGGTGACCGGCGCGTGCGCCACCATGTCGCCCCGGGAGATCGCTATCGGACGATCGAGCGTCTCGAGACCGCGCTGCACGCGTTCGAGAACGCAGGCCGCGAGAAACAGCTTGAATGTCGAGCAATAGGCGAAGCGCTCGTCCGCACGCCAGGCGACGCGCCGGTCGCCGTCGTCGGCGCAGAGTCCGATCCGCCCGCCGTGCCGGACCTCCAGCGCCGCGAGGTTCAGCGCGGTGGCGGGCTGGGCCCGCGCAATTGATGGCAGGAACCCGGCGGCGCCCAGGGCTGAGATGAGGGTTCGGCGATTCATTCTGGTTTCCTTTCAGTGAGGGGACAGCGGCCGGAATACGGGCAAGCCGAGCCCTAGCCAAATGATCGTTCGTCAGCTTAGACATGAGTCGGATCGAGCCTCAGGAAACCCGCGATGGATGTCTCCCGCCTGCCCCTCAACGCACTGCGCGCCTTCGAGGCCTCGGCGCGGCTGGGCAGCTTCACCAGGGCCGGCATGGAGCTGCGCGTCGGCCAGACCGCGATCAGCCATCAGGTGAAGGCGCTCGAGAAGGCGCTCGATGTCACGCTGTTCAAGCGCCTGCCGCGCGGCATCGCGCTGACCGAGGAGGCGCAGGCGCTGCTGCCGGTGCTGACCGATGCCTTCCGTCGCATGAGCGAGAAGCTGCATCAGCTGAGCGACGGCAACTTCCGGGAGATCCTCACCGTGGGCGTGGTCGGCACGTTCGCGACCGGCTGGCTGATCCAGCGACTCCCGGGCTTCACCGCAGGCCATCCCGACATCGATCTGCGCATCAAGACCAACAACAACACGGCCGACACCCTGCTCGACGGCCTGGACTTCTTCATTCGCTTCGGCGACGGGGCATGGCACGGCACCGATGTCGTGCACCTCATGGACGCACCGCTGTCCCCTGTCTGCGCGCCGTCGCTCGCCAGGGGCATCCGCCGGCCGAAGGACCTGCTGGGCATGCATCTGCTGCGCTCATACCGGCGCGACGATTGGCCGTTGTGGTGTCGATCCGCCGGCATCACCCCGCCCAGCCTGCGCGGCTGGATGTTCGACTCCTCGCTCGCGCTCGTCGAAGCCGCCGCCCAGGGCGCCGGAATTGCCCTGGTCCCGGTCGCCATGTTCCGCCGCGACCTCGCCAGCAAACGCATCGTCCAGCCGCTCAAGGCGGCCACGCCGGCCGGAAGCTACTGGCTGACCCACCTCAAGACCCGTCAGGAGACGGCGTCGATGAAGGCGTTCAGAACCTGGATCCTCGCCGAGCTCAAAGCGGCGTAAGCCTCAGAACGCGCGTGAGCTATAGAATCCCTTTCTACAGCTCTTACTCGATCACGCTGCGGCGCCGTTGCCCAGCGGCACCTTCACGCCGTCGTCGTGCAGGTGGCAGGAGGCGAAGTGGCCGGGCACGACCTCGCGCAGCGTCGGCACGTCGACCCGGCAGCGTGCCATCGCGTACGGGCACCGCGTGTGGAAGTGGCAGCCCGGGGGCGGGTTG
This genomic window from Alphaproteobacteria bacterium contains:
- the bla gene encoding class A beta-lactamase — protein: MNRRTLISALGAAGFLPSIARAQPATALNLAALEVRHGGRIGLCADDGDRRVAWRADERFAYCSTFKLFLAACVLERVQRGLETLDRPIAISRGDMVAHAPVTEPAVGSTLTVERLCKAAVEVSDNPAANILIREMGGIEAWRAWYRSIGDRLTRVDRLETDLNTALPDDPRDTTTPAQYVDNLKTVLQGTRLSPDHLRLLTKWMIDTPTGAGRIKAGVPSGSRVAHKTGTGARATHNDIGIVWPPGGGAPIRIVVYFTGAKNASTAQIDAVLAEATRASLRVLGRAS
- a CDS encoding LysR family transcriptional regulator produces the protein MDVSRLPLNALRAFEASARLGSFTRAGMELRVGQTAISHQVKALEKALDVTLFKRLPRGIALTEEAQALLPVLTDAFRRMSEKLHQLSDGNFREILTVGVVGTFATGWLIQRLPGFTAGHPDIDLRIKTNNNTADTLLDGLDFFIRFGDGAWHGTDVVHLMDAPLSPVCAPSLARGIRRPKDLLGMHLLRSYRRDDWPLWCRSAGITPPSLRGWMFDSSLALVEAAAQGAGIALVPVAMFRRDLASKRIVQPLKAATPAGSYWLTHLKTRQETASMKAFRTWILAELKAA